GAAATATAGCTTGAAATGATTAAAATGCTTTCTAAGTATAATAACAATCAAATTACTtactataagatttcacctttcttataactgtaaaatataTATGATCATACTTAGTGACTGTATAAAATGGGCACCATTTCATATAACTGATGACAGAGAATGTTCTGCCTTGTGTCGTCTGAGATGCCCAGACACCATTCTGCATCACTCTGTTACCAAGACGAGGTGGTCTTGTTCCAATTCTAtaaaattattttatattttttcatGTTGAGAGCTCCAAATCCTTCTGAGAAAAATCACAGGGAGATGTTCCTTTAGGCTCTCCCCTTTCATATTGCAAACGGGGCTCCGAGGTTCACAGCCAGAGGAAATCAATCCTTTGTTTGGATGGGCCAGGAAAAGTGACATGTCTGAGCCTGAACCGGGATTCTCAGCTCCTCGCAGGCAGCGCCTGAACCGGGAGACTCAGCGCCTGAACCGGGAGACTCAGCGCCTGAACCGGGAGACTCAGCTCCTCGCAGGCAGCTCCTGAACCGGGAGACTCAGCTCCTCGCAGGCAGCTCCTGAACCGGGAGACTCAGCTCCTCGCAGGCAGCGCCTGAACAGGGAGACTCAGCTCCTCGCAGGCAGCTCCTGAACCGGGAGACTCAGCTCCTCGCAGGCAGCTCCTGAACCGGGAGACTCAGCTCCTCGCAGGCAGCTCCTGAACCGGGAGACTCAGCTCCTCGCAGGCAGCGCCTGAACCGGGAGACTCAGCTCCCTCGCAGGCAGCGCCTGAACCGGGAGACTCAGCTCCTCGCAGGCAGCTCCTGAACCGGGAGACTCAGCTCCTCGCAGGCAGCTCCTGAACCGGGAGACTCAGCTCCTCGCAGGCAGCGCCTGAACCGGGAGACTCAGCTCCTCGCAGGCAGCGCCTGAACCGGGAGACTCAGCTCCTCGCAGGCAGCTCCTGAACCGGGAGACTCAGCTCCTCGCAGGCAGCTCCTGAACCGGGAGACTCAGCTCCTCGCAGGCAGCGCCTGAACCGGGAGACTCAGCACTTTTGCTGTGTGGGCTAACCACTTTGTACATTTCCGTGTACAAAGCACTCTTGTGAACTCAATTGACTTTGCACCGTTCACAGAGTGCTTTGTACACGAAAATGTTAGTTTGAACCGGCCCAGAAACTGCTCAAAGTCCTCTAAGTAAGGACTTTACATCTAAGTTCAATTGAGAGTAATTCTGAGGTGTGTCTGAATGTTTTCTCTCCATGCAGTGTTCGTCACCTATTCCTTGTTGGTGGTCATACTGCTGGTTGTGCTGATGGTGTGGGTGGCCCCAGCTCACGGTACGTCCAATATCATGGTGTACGTGTCCATCTGCTCCCTCCTGGGGAGTTTCACAGTCACCAGCAGTAAAGGGCTGGGCCTAGCTGCCCAGGGTGCCTTCAGCGGGGGGCCTTCCAGCAGCCGAGCCCTAGCTCTCTTCCTGGTTCTACTGGGAACCCTGTCCGTCAGCGTCCTCATCCAGTTCACCTTCATCAACAAGGCTCTGGAGCACTACAGCTCTAACATGTTTGAAGCCATTTACTATGTGACCTTCACATCTACAGTCCTCATAGCTTCAGCCATCTTGTTCAGAGAGTGGACCGCAGTGGGTTTAGTAGACTGCCTGGGCATGGTGTGTGGGCTAACCGTTGTGGCTGTAGGGGTCCTGCTGCTCCGCATCTCATCAGAGGCCTCACTCACCTGGAAGCAAACTGCTAAAGCACCAGATAAAAGGGATTAATCAGAGATTTATCAGTCTCAGGGAGGTTAATGCAGTGTTTATTGGTTAATTTGGGGcccaatttttttaattttttatcttGAATTACATATATAATTGTATTGTGAATTGCGTTGTATCTAATAAAATACTTGAATGTAAGTGTAAGAATCTTACTGTGGATTTGCGAACAACATATCTGTTGTGCAATATTTGTTTCTCGCCATTCTCAAGGGCTCAATGATAGGCATtataaatataataaaaatataatataaatataataaaaatatAATAAAGTAGCATTGTTTCTGTTTTAATGTGCTAGATGTTTACTATCGTCAGTCAGTGTCAATCCATGTGGACTGGCTGTAACCAAAGAGCCTAACTGAGGTGCCGATTGAAAAGTCTAATTTCATTACAACTTACGACCTGTGGTCAAAATTGTCAGTATGTGGTCGTCTTTTATAATGAAGTGAAATTAACTCAATGATTTTTGTAATTTACAACAATAAAAGGCAAAACATGTTTTCTTCTCTTGTGACGTGTTTGCAAGGCAGGTAACCTCTAACAACTCTGTTGATTAGTCAGCCCCGTGCATCTCTCCTTcagagagggttaaatacattctGTTCTGTAACTGACTCCATATTCCCCGTTCCCTTCCCTTTCACTACAGCAGGCCTTCTAAATTTGGATCAAATTATGTGGTCTAACACGCATAACAGGTTAAGACAGCTACCCACACGTCCTCTTTGTGAGAAACTACCAAAATAAactttttattatttaaaaaaaaagttttcagTTAGTTTACTCCCCTTCATGTCCAATGATCATTCTGTCCATTTGTAAACCTTAGAACTATGCCTATTCACACAAGCATTGTGGGTCATTGAATTATTTAGAGGGTAATTCTAGACAGTCACAACAGTGCAGGTTGTGTGGCGGGGGAACTGGGGGACTCTTGTCACGTTGGGTCTAAGGACTCACAAAGGCTGGAGAGAAAAGTGTAACAGCATTTTGGTTGCATCTCTGCAGGTAATGTTAGATATTATTCTCACTCATTCTATAACTGTATTATATTTGGATTGGTGTTATTGCTTGGAAAATACATTGCAGCTCTGAAGAAGCACTGTTGAATATCACATCAACTATATTTGTTGTTTTACATAAAAATACAGTATGATATGATGCAGTATGATATGATGCAGTATGATATGATACAGTATGATATGATGCAGTATGATATGATGCAGTATGATATGATACAGTATGATatgatacagtatgatacagtatgATATGATGCAGTATGATATGATACAGTATGATATGATACAGTATGATatgatacagtatgatacagtatgATATGATACAGTATGATATGATACAATATGATAGAGTATGATATGATAGACTatgatacagtatgatacagtatgATATGATACAGTATGATATGATGCAGTATGATATGATACAGTATGATatgatacagtatgatacagtatgatatgatacagtatgatatgatacagtatgatacagtatgatatgatagactatgatacagtatgatatgatacagtatgatatgatagactatgatacagtatgatatgaaaatacgacacacacacacacacacacacacacacacacgagcatgcaaacacacacgggCACGCAACCATGCAagcagacacacgcacacgcacgcacgcacgcacgcacgcacgcacgcacacacacacacacacacacacacacacacgagcatgaAAACACACACGGGCACGCAGCCATGcaagcagagacacacacacacacacacacacacacacacacacacacacacacacacacacacacacacacacaccagtgttgGGGTAGGTACACAGTATTTTTTAAATAGTATATTACCTGGGGAACATGCTGTTCTCAGTGGAGACCCAGACCACAGAGGAGCGCACTCAGCAGTACCAGTCTGAGATTGAGTCCATCTACAAAGACCTGACTGCCAAAGGCAAGGCTCTCATGCTGTCCACTGAACTtggggtatactctctctcttcccctctcttcttcttccctATTCCCTCTGTTTTGTTTTCTCTGACTGTCAGTGTTGGCTTCCAGTTGTGCGATTTTTAAATGCCATCTCAACAATCTGATCCATACTGTTGCTTTCCTATCTGATGTAACGCACGTTTTTCTATTTTCGTGTTGATAGATTTATTCTCTACCACTGAAAATGTGGAGCAGTTTGTTTTGTATGAGGCTACCTAACCTGTTAAAGAGGAAATCCCCTCAAAGAGACATGgtgtagccttccctgtggctcagttggtagagcatggtgtttgcaacgccagggttgtgggttcgattcccacggggggccagtacaaaaaaatatatataaaaaaaaaaaaatgcatgaaatgaaaatcaaatgtatgcattcactactgtaagtcgctctggataagagcgtctgctaaatgactaaaatgtaaatctaaaTATGATACAGTATGATATGATAGAGTATGATACAGTATGATATGATACAATATGATAGAGTATGATACAGTATGATatgatacagtatgatacagtatgatacagtatgatatgatacagtatgattgatacagtatgatatgatacaatatgatacagtatgatatgatagactatcatacagtatgatatGATACAGTATGATATGATGCAGTATGATATGATGCAGTATGATATGATACAGTATGATGTAGTATGATATGATGCAGTATGATATGATAGACTATGATACAGTATGATACGATGCAGTATGATATGATACAGTATGATGCAGTATGATATGATGCAGTATGATATGATGAGAGAGTATGATACAGTATGATATGATAGAGTATGATACAGTATGATATGATACAGTATGATATGATAGAGTATGATACAGTATGATATGATAGAGTATGATACAGTATGATATGATAGAGTATGAATACAGTATGATATGATACAGTATGATATGATACAACTGACAAGGACATTTCACTAAGCTGTATGCGGGCTCGGCTGAGTTAAAAATGCTTGAAAACATTTTCGAGATGTAACAGTCCATTTAGAATGTGGCAATGAAATAGGGCCCTTTTTTAAATTAGTGTTCACTAAAATATCAATCTCGAGAATACTTCTTAGGCCCTATTTCTCCGCATGCGTGAAGAGCCGTCCATGTGTGGGCGGACCGCGTCAACCTTGCCTTCAACTTCGGTCCTAACAAAATGACAGAGCTACATGGCTATAACTTGCTATTTatcacatagctagctaactaccacTGTTTTCCTGGGGAAACCAGGCATCTTTTACCAGGTATTTCGCATGGAAACATACAGATGATATTCATGTTTAGCATGCCAGCTTGCTAGTTGAGTTATTTGGCAGCAGGTTttcacatagctagctagctagctagctggtaccATTACAAACCGATTGATTTAGGGCACATTAGCCCTTATGCTAACACGCTAGCTAGTTTTGATCCGACTCTGAGGTGGACAACAAGAATGTTTGCGTTTAATCTCAAACTGATAGCTATGCTAGTTAGTAAACTGATAGCTATGCTAGTTAGTAAACTGATAGCTATGCTAGTTAGTAAACTGATAGCTATGCTAGTTAGTAAACTGATAACTATGCTAGTTAGTAAACGGATAGCTATGCTAGGAAATTGAAGGTAGTAATTTAGCTAGTTAGTTGGCTAATTAGCTAGCAGACTAACGTTACGTTAGCAATAACCATTGCCagtgaacgttagctagctacaatatAGCTAGTTATCATATGAACACAAAAATCTCCTGAAGCGCCTCACAAATCAGATCACGTTATTGTTTTCATGGTGCAGGTTTGAATGAAACATTGCCTTTTGGCCTGAAGTTTTATGGCTCTTGCATTACTGCAATCTTAGTCACTGAGTAAAATTCTTGACTGATTGAATTGACATGAGTAGCAGGTTGCGGAAGTGGTAGAGACTGGATTTGGTCTACCTGACATTCAGATATTCAATGTGTCATTTCTATTACGGAACCAAGTATGTTGGATCAGGGTTGTTCGCTCTGTGATGTAACTTGTCGAAATGGTAAGTTAGCCTTACTGGGAGAAATCAGATTCTACTATTTCAATTACTAACAATTGTAAACTTTAGATACATTTTATtgatttcaataaacatttgtaATTTAGCTGACGATTTTTATCCCGAGCAATTTAATGCATTCGTCTTAAAGCTAGGCGAGGCCACATATCACACAGGTCGTAGTAAGTACATCATTTCCTAGGTACATGATGTTTTGAGTtgaatatttgtttattttttgtgtgtcGTTTTTGCTTTCTTACTAAAGGTAGAGTGGTGCCACTGGTTGGTGACACCTGTTTGGCTGATCAGCAACTCCTGTGTGTTGTGGTCAATGTAACAAACGGTACGAACAACACATCCAGCGTCACCATGGGCCAGGACAGAGGGAAGTATGATTTCTACATCGGCCTGGGACTAGCCATCAGCTCCAGCATCTTTATAGGCGGAAGCTTCATCCTCAAGAAGAAAGGACTTCTCCGACTGGCCAGGAAGGGACAGTGTAGGGCAGGTAAGGTCATGTTTTATGTTCAGTCACCAACtgctgctctggataagagtgtctactaaatgactaacatgtaaagtACACTGTATCGTTTGGTTGAATTTGTACATTTTGAGAAAGAGATCAAGAGAGCAGGTCATCTTGTTTATATGTGCTGTACGCATcgatgggtggcaggtagcctaactGTTAGAGAATttggacagtaaccgaaaggttgctagttcgaatccctgagccggcgAAAAAAATCTggg
The Salmo salar chromosome ssa16, Ssal_v3.1, whole genome shotgun sequence DNA segment above includes these coding regions:
- the nipa1 gene encoding magnesium transporter NIPA1, with the translated sequence MMTSEIRETSPPIAAGIWIAVISSFINGSTFVLQKKGILRSRKRGGSYLRDGVWWSGTLAMIVGQMGNFLAYNAAPAVVVTPLGALGVLFGAVLASYVLQEQLNVLGKLGCVLCCSGSVVLIIHSPESESVTSSLELEERLADPVFVTYSLLVVILLVVLMVWVAPAHGTSNIMVYVSICSLLGSFTVTSSKGLGLAAQGAFSGGPSSSRALALFLVLLGTLSVSVLIQFTFINKALEHYSSNMFEAIYYVTFTSTVLIASAILFREWTAVGLVDCLGMVCGLTVVAVGVLLLRISSEASLTWKQTAKAPDKRD